The following coding sequences are from one Methanosarcina sp. WWM596 window:
- a CDS encoding cation diffusion facilitator family transporter yields the protein MLGAKASKNATFTLFFLSILKGIVGFYSGSAALIADAIHTSLDIFTSLAVWIGLKLSLKGSEEKFPYGYYKADNLVSLFVSIIILFSGFELVREALLNITNPVEVKMQGIALGTAVFSVVVMYALSQYKFKVGKQIDSQALIADALHSYTDVFSSLIVAITIIGSVLGVLWLDSVGVLVISLMIFKLGIGIAKDSIMTLMDAWLDKDSIRRIRQNVGSIQGVKTVGEIRLRKSGLVVFGEIEIEIEGDANLKRVEMLSEEIEKIVENEVKNLEHLVVNAKPGKMSVMKIAVPILMQEGLHSKISRHFGKAPYFIFIELEDSKIKSWDISENPASDLEKKRGLKTTEFLKNRGINVLIVGEIGESPFHNLHDSFVKMLQMPEAVEDVEKVVEKISELGTLTEPTE from the coding sequence TTGTTAGGAGCTAAGGCTTCAAAGAATGCCACTTTTACTCTGTTTTTTCTTTCAATTTTAAAAGGCATCGTCGGCTTTTATTCCGGAAGTGCTGCTCTTATCGCAGATGCTATCCATACGTCCCTGGATATTTTCACATCACTTGCCGTCTGGATAGGGCTCAAGCTCAGCCTGAAGGGCAGTGAAGAAAAGTTCCCCTACGGCTACTACAAAGCAGACAACCTTGTTTCACTTTTTGTATCTATTATAATCCTCTTTTCTGGATTCGAACTTGTACGTGAGGCGCTGCTGAACATCACAAATCCTGTTGAGGTGAAAATGCAGGGGATTGCACTTGGCACAGCTGTATTTTCGGTAGTGGTAATGTATGCATTATCACAATATAAGTTCAAAGTCGGCAAACAGATAGATTCTCAGGCTTTGATTGCCGATGCACTACACTCCTATACAGACGTTTTCAGTTCCCTGATAGTTGCCATTACAATTATCGGTTCAGTCTTAGGCGTGTTGTGGCTCGATAGTGTTGGAGTGCTGGTCATCTCTTTAATGATATTCAAGCTTGGAATCGGTATAGCAAAGGACTCTATAATGACACTGATGGACGCATGGCTGGATAAAGATTCAATTAGAAGAATCAGACAGAATGTGGGCAGTATTCAGGGCGTGAAAACTGTTGGGGAAATCAGACTTCGGAAGTCCGGTCTGGTAGTATTCGGGGAAATTGAAATAGAAATAGAGGGCGATGCTAATCTTAAAAGAGTGGAGATGCTTTCCGAGGAAATAGAAAAGATTGTGGAAAATGAGGTAAAGAACCTGGAACATTTAGTCGTCAATGCAAAGCCTGGAAAGATGTCAGTAATGAAAATTGCAGTTCCTATTCTAATGCAAGAAGGTTTACACTCAAAGATTTCCCGGCATTTTGGCAAAGCCCCGTATTTTATTTTTATCGAACTGGAAGATAGTAAAATAAAAAGCTGGGATATCAGCGAAAACCCTGCCTCAGACCTGGAAAAAAAGAGAGGTTTGAAGACTACGGAGTTTCTGAAAAATCGAGGGATCAATGTTTTGATCGTGGGTGAAATCGGCGAAAGTCCATTTCACAATCTTCACGATAGTTTTGTGAAAATGCTCCAGATGCCAGAGGCAGTAGAAGATGTTGAAAAAGTTGTGGAGAAGATTTCAGAGTTGGGCACGCTCACAGAACCTACAGAGTAA
- a CDS encoding cob(I)yrinic acid a,c-diamide adenosyltransferase, translated as MLKLLEEIPEETTVVLTGRRVPGELVERADLLTEMKLVKYPFEKNVTARERVEY; from the coding sequence ATCCTCAAACTGCTGGAGGAGATCCCGGAAGAAACCACAGTTGTCCTGACAGGGAGGAGGGTTCCTGGGGAACTGGTAGAAAGGGCAGACCTGTTAACGGAGATGAAGCTTGTGAAATATCCCTTTGAAAAAAACGTCACAGCAAGGGAAAGGGTTGAATATTAA
- a CDS encoding sulfide-dependent adenosine diphosphate thiazole synthase, with protein MELDEVIITRAIFEEYSKTFLDYTDIDVALVGGGPANLVAARYLAEAGAKVAIYEQKLSLGGGMWTGGMMFPRIVVQEEACHVLDDFGIRYKEYQPGYYVANSVESVGKLIAGATSAGAEVFNLVSFEDVMIRENDRITGIVINWGPVTTQRLHVDPLMIRTKLVIDGTGHDAVVCNTILRKIPDAKIGELGMLGEKPMWSEVGERLAVDATQEIYPGLIVTGMAANAATRAPRMGPVFGGMLLSGEKAAKLALDRLKNI; from the coding sequence ATGGAACTCGACGAAGTCATAATCACACGGGCAATTTTTGAAGAGTATTCAAAAACCTTCCTTGACTACACGGACATTGATGTAGCACTTGTAGGAGGGGGACCTGCAAACTTGGTGGCTGCAAGGTACCTGGCTGAAGCCGGGGCAAAGGTTGCCATTTATGAGCAGAAGCTGTCACTTGGGGGTGGCATGTGGACTGGCGGCATGATGTTCCCACGCATAGTTGTACAGGAAGAAGCCTGCCACGTCCTGGACGACTTCGGGATCAGGTATAAGGAGTACCAGCCCGGGTATTATGTGGCAAATTCTGTGGAATCTGTCGGAAAGTTGATAGCAGGGGCAACTTCGGCAGGGGCTGAGGTCTTTAACCTTGTGAGCTTTGAGGACGTCATGATTCGGGAGAATGACAGGATCACTGGAATTGTCATCAACTGGGGACCTGTAACAACTCAGCGCCTGCATGTGGATCCTCTCATGATCCGCACAAAACTCGTGATTGACGGGACAGGGCATGATGCGGTTGTTTGCAACACGATTCTCCGGAAGATACCCGATGCAAAGATCGGAGAACTCGGCATGCTCGGGGAAAAGCCAATGTGGTCTGAGGTAGGCGAGCGCCTTGCTGTGGATGCAACCCAGGAAATCTATCCCGGGCTGATTGTTACAGGCATGGCCGCAAATGCCGCAACTCGTGCCCCGAGAATGGGTCCTGTCTTCGGAGGCATGCTACTTTCCGGAGAAAAGGCTGCAAAACTTGCCCTTGACAGACTTAAAAATATCTGA